One genomic window of Deinococcus sp. QL22 includes the following:
- a CDS encoding TldD/PmbA family protein produces the protein MNRPEHLTLESARAYLMAQARKRGVALEVYAERSTATTIQAFGGAVSDFKLSSRQGLGLRALVNGAWGASFTENLAPPALDRALDNALENAGLSAPVPHAALHAWGTPPTLDLHGEGLSGVTVEQKVGLALGLDQAARDADPRVQSVPYSAYNDSEGQISVEHTGGLERSYQTLGAFVYAAPLVTEDGQSQMKSAFQFTREFTQLDPGQTALEATRKALALLGARPAPTGQFPVVIDAECMALLLAVYAGAFSARQVQEGKSTLAGRLGQSIGSSLVTLIDDATLPTGMDSRPFDAEGCPSAPLTLIRGGVLQSFLHNSQTAAQDGVHSTGHASRWSYQGVLSVAPSNLYMLAGQGSRADLLARLGRGLLLTDVKGAHAGANLITGDFSLQAEGFWIENGVVAYPLEVFTVAGNLVEVLSGVQAVADDLTFSAYAAGAPSVLIDGLSVGGSADPAQRAGQTGTGGS, from the coding sequence ATGAACCGGCCAGAGCACCTGACCTTAGAATCGGCGCGGGCGTACCTGATGGCGCAGGCCCGGAAACGCGGCGTGGCGCTGGAAGTCTATGCCGAGCGCAGCACGGCCACCACCATTCAGGCCTTCGGCGGAGCCGTCAGCGACTTCAAGCTGTCCAGCCGCCAAGGACTGGGCCTGCGGGCGCTGGTGAACGGCGCCTGGGGTGCCTCATTTACCGAGAATCTGGCCCCGCCTGCCCTTGACCGGGCCCTGGACAACGCCCTTGAAAACGCGGGCCTGAGTGCGCCCGTCCCGCATGCCGCGCTGCACGCTTGGGGTACGCCGCCTACCCTTGACCTGCACGGTGAGGGCCTGAGCGGGGTCACGGTGGAACAGAAAGTGGGCCTGGCGCTGGGCCTTGACCAAGCCGCGCGGGACGCCGATCCCCGCGTTCAAAGCGTTCCCTACAGTGCCTACAATGACAGCGAGGGCCAGATCAGCGTGGAGCACACTGGGGGCCTCGAGCGCAGCTATCAGACGTTGGGAGCCTTTGTGTACGCCGCGCCCCTGGTGACCGAGGACGGGCAGAGCCAGATGAAGAGCGCCTTTCAATTCACCCGCGAATTTACCCAACTTGATCCCGGTCAGACGGCGCTGGAGGCCACCCGCAAGGCGCTGGCCCTGCTGGGCGCGCGACCGGCACCGACGGGGCAGTTTCCCGTTGTGATTGACGCGGAGTGCATGGCGCTTCTGCTCGCGGTCTATGCGGGGGCGTTCAGTGCCCGGCAGGTGCAGGAGGGCAAAAGCACGCTGGCCGGACGCTTGGGCCAGTCGATTGGCAGTTCGCTGGTCACGCTGATCGACGATGCCACGCTGCCCACCGGCATGGACTCGCGCCCCTTTGATGCGGAAGGCTGTCCGAGTGCGCCGCTGACCCTGATTCGGGGCGGCGTCCTCCAGAGCTTCTTGCACAACAGCCAAACGGCCGCGCAGGACGGCGTTCACAGCACGGGGCATGCCAGCCGGTGGTCTTATCAAGGCGTGCTGTCGGTGGCGCCCAGCAACCTCTATATGCTTGCTGGACAGGGCAGCCGCGCCGATCTGCTGGCCCGGCTGGGCCGGGGCCTGCTGCTGACCGATGTCAAGGGGGCACACGCCGGAGCCAACCTGATCACGGGTGATTTCAGCCTTCAGGCCGAGGGATTTTGGATCGAGAACGGCGTGGTGGCGTATCCGCTGGAAGTCTTCACGGTCGCGGGCAATCTGGTGGAGGTGCTCTCAGGTGTGCAGGCCGTGGCCGACGACCTGACCTTCTCGGCCTATGCGGCCGGCGCGCCGAGCGTCCTCATCGACGGCCTCTCGGTCGGGGGATCGGCTGACCCCGCACAGCGTGCAGGTCAAACGGGCACTGGGGGTTCTTGA
- a CDS encoding TldD/PmbA family protein, producing MLEPELVADVLHAARSGGAEWAELFVEDTWQTNLTLLQGSVKEAGGGNLYGAGLRLLYGTKVVYGYTNDTSRRSLLDVAQALAKSQGTAGVTGADGSGGLNFRRPEAQRLWAVRDHPEQVSKSRKLDIARRAHAAAQTGHVKTTDVTYLDVSQRVLVANTDGDWAEDERVRSRLMVRAIAEDGTARADGYAGPGASQGLEFFEGELPEHTGAEAARLANAMLHAGYAPAGKMPVVIGNGFGGVIFHEACGHILETTAVAKNASVFADKLGQKIAGTCVSAVDDGTVPGAWGSLHTDDEATPSERTLLIDRGVLTSFMVDRVGERQTGYRRTGSGRRQNYTFAPASRMRNTFILAGEDTPEHLISQVEFGLYARTMGGGSVTPGTGDYNFTVNEGYLIRNGQIMEPVRGAALVGNGAQDLLNITGVAGDLACGQGMCGSISGSIPTDVGQPHLLISELTVGGR from the coding sequence ATGTTGGAACCTGAACTGGTGGCGGACGTGCTGCATGCGGCGCGGTCAGGTGGCGCGGAATGGGCCGAGCTCTTTGTCGAAGACACGTGGCAGACCAACCTGACGCTGCTGCAAGGCTCGGTCAAGGAGGCAGGCGGCGGCAATCTGTACGGCGCGGGTCTCCGGCTGCTGTACGGAACCAAAGTCGTGTACGGCTACACCAACGACACTTCGCGCCGGAGCCTGCTTGACGTGGCACAGGCGTTGGCCAAGTCGCAGGGCACGGCGGGCGTCACCGGCGCAGACGGCAGCGGCGGGCTGAATTTCCGCCGCCCAGAAGCCCAGCGGCTCTGGGCTGTGCGGGATCACCCCGAACAGGTCAGCAAGTCGCGCAAGCTCGACATTGCCCGGCGTGCCCACGCTGCGGCGCAAACGGGCCATGTCAAGACCACCGACGTGACCTACTTGGACGTGAGCCAGCGCGTGCTAGTGGCCAACACCGATGGCGATTGGGCTGAAGATGAGCGCGTGCGTTCGCGGCTGATGGTGCGGGCCATTGCTGAAGACGGCACCGCCCGCGCCGACGGCTATGCGGGGCCGGGCGCGTCGCAAGGCCTCGAATTTTTTGAGGGTGAGCTGCCAGAACACACCGGCGCGGAAGCGGCCCGGCTCGCCAACGCCATGCTGCACGCCGGATATGCCCCGGCTGGAAAGATGCCGGTGGTCATCGGCAACGGGTTTGGCGGCGTCATTTTCCACGAAGCCTGCGGCCATATTCTAGAAACGACCGCTGTTGCCAAAAATGCCAGCGTCTTCGCTGACAAGCTGGGCCAAAAGATCGCGGGGACGTGTGTGTCCGCCGTCGACGACGGCACCGTACCGGGGGCCTGGGGCAGTCTTCATACCGATGACGAGGCTACGCCCAGTGAGCGCACCCTCCTGATCGACCGGGGCGTGCTGACCTCGTTTATGGTCGACCGGGTGGGCGAACGGCAAACCGGGTACCGCCGCACGGGCAGTGGCCGCCGTCAGAATTACACCTTCGCCCCGGCCAGCCGAATGCGCAATACCTTCATTTTGGCCGGAGAGGATACGCCGGAACACCTGATTTCACAGGTCGAATTCGGGCTGTATGCCCGCACGATGGGCGGCGGCAGCGTGACCCCCGGCACGGGCGACTACAACTTCACGGTCAACGAGGGCTACCTGATCCGCAACGGACAGATCATGGAGCCGGTGCGCGGGGCAGCGTTGGTGGGGAACGGCGCACAAGACCTGCTGAACATCACCGGGGTCGCGGGCGACTTGGCCTGTGGGCAGGGGATGTGCGGCAGTATTTCCGGCAGTATTCCCACCGATGTGGGGCAGCCGCATCTCCTTATTTCAGAGTTGACGGTGGGAGGGCGATGA
- a CDS encoding alkaline phosphatase family protein produces MADTTHTPTLHRTVVLNVVGLSPDLIGPNTPHLKRFADKGKLVPVEALLPAVTCSVQATYLTGTWPSQHGVVGNGWYFRDECEVKFWRQSNRLVQQPKLWEEARTLDPDFTCANLFWWYNMYSSVDYAVTPRPMYPADGLKLPDIYTQPATWRATLNADLGEFPLFEYWGPNASIRSSQWISKSARWTEEHHAPTLSLVYLPHLDYGLQKYGPDAPEMAAELQAIDAVVGELIDFYEARDVRVVVLSEYGIDRAWRPVHINRTLRAAGLIAVREERGLELLDAGMSAAFAVADHQVAHVYISDPGRIAQVKALLEALPGVAEVLDTAGKQRHHLDHDRSGELVVIAEPGAWFTYYYWLDDAKAPDFARTVDIHRKPGYDPAELFMDPHSPAKLKAVRALAKKKLGFRYLMDVIGLDPTVVRGSHGRADSSPARGPLLMVGHAELLPEVRLQPTEVYAVLLRHLTQLSPAARPSS; encoded by the coding sequence ATGGCGGACACCACGCACACCCCCACCCTCCACCGCACAGTCGTCCTGAATGTCGTGGGCTTGAGCCCTGATTTGATTGGGCCGAACACGCCGCATCTGAAGCGGTTCGCCGATAAGGGGAAGTTGGTTCCCGTCGAAGCCCTTCTCCCTGCCGTCACGTGTAGCGTCCAAGCCACCTACCTGACGGGAACCTGGCCGTCTCAGCACGGCGTGGTTGGTAACGGGTGGTATTTCCGCGACGAGTGTGAAGTCAAATTCTGGCGGCAATCGAACCGGCTGGTTCAACAACCTAAGCTGTGGGAAGAGGCCCGTACGTTGGATCCTGACTTTACCTGTGCGAACTTATTTTGGTGGTACAACATGTATTCCAGCGTGGATTACGCGGTGACGCCCAGGCCGATGTATCCGGCCGATGGACTAAAGTTGCCCGACATCTACACCCAGCCCGCCACATGGCGGGCAACCCTAAACGCTGATCTGGGGGAGTTTCCGCTCTTCGAGTACTGGGGGCCGAACGCTTCTATTCGTTCGAGTCAGTGGATTTCCAAAAGCGCCCGCTGGACGGAAGAGCACCACGCGCCCACCCTGTCTCTGGTGTACCTGCCCCACCTGGATTACGGCTTGCAAAAATACGGACCGGACGCGCCGGAGATGGCAGCTGAATTGCAAGCGATCGATGCCGTGGTCGGGGAACTGATTGACTTTTACGAAGCGCGGGACGTCCGGGTCGTCGTGCTGTCCGAATACGGCATCGATCGAGCTTGGCGGCCGGTGCACATCAACCGGACGCTGCGTGCCGCTGGCCTCATTGCCGTGCGCGAAGAACGCGGCCTGGAACTTCTGGATGCAGGAATGAGCGCCGCGTTTGCCGTGGCAGACCATCAAGTCGCTCACGTGTATATCAGTGATCCGGGGCGGATCGCACAGGTCAAAGCACTCCTGGAAGCCCTGCCGGGGGTGGCGGAAGTGTTGGATACCGCTGGAAAGCAACGACACCACTTGGATCACGACCGCAGCGGAGAGTTGGTGGTCATCGCGGAACCGGGCGCCTGGTTTACCTACTATTACTGGCTGGATGATGCCAAAGCGCCGGACTTCGCGCGCACTGTCGATATCCACCGCAAGCCCGGGTACGATCCTGCAGAGCTGTTTATGGATCCGCATTCCCCAGCCAAGCTCAAGGCTGTACGTGCACTGGCCAAGAAGAAGCTCGGGTTCCGTTATCTCATGGACGTCATCGGTCTGGATCCCACTGTGGTTCGTGGCTCGCATGGTCGAGCCGACTCTTCGCCTGCACGTGGGCCGCTGTTGATGGTGGGCCATGCCGAACTGCTGCCTGAAGTCAGGCTCCAACCTACGGAGGTTTACGCCGTTTTACTGCGGCATTTGACGCAGCTGAGTCCGGCCGCGCGCCCTTCGAGCTGA
- the eboE gene encoding metabolite traffic protein EboE yields the protein MVIPGRTLQLTYCTNIHPSNTLREVMENLDRYAVPLRAQLSPQQPFGIGLRLSGNESRELAEPHRLRAFREFLDQRGLYVFTMNGFPYGPFHHQAVKAQVHAPDWLDPERVAYTLRLIDILSALLPEGLDGGISTSPLTYRAWVNEQDAGLWTQLTLHVTEVVAALVRLRERTGQLIHLDIEPEPDGLLERSEQLAAFFTDHLMTAGASHLAAELGLTLAQAKAAFQDHLQVCFDTCHLAVAYESPRTALECYQRAGMRIGKVQLSSALRLMLPSSPQERRHALALLRPFVDSTYLHQVIARGVDGQLQQFPDLPEALSALEDPTFTEARIHFHVPVFLDEFAQSTLGSTQAEIIETLQVLREQSFTTHLEIETYTWDVLPPALKRPLLDMVEREFRWVQDVL from the coding sequence ATGGTCATTCCGGGACGAACCCTGCAGCTGACGTATTGCACCAACATTCATCCTTCCAACACCCTGCGTGAGGTGATGGAGAATCTGGATCGGTACGCTGTGCCGTTGCGGGCCCAACTTTCGCCTCAGCAGCCTTTCGGAATTGGGCTCCGGCTGTCAGGGAACGAGAGCCGCGAACTTGCTGAGCCCCACCGACTGCGCGCCTTCCGAGAGTTTCTGGATCAACGTGGGCTGTACGTGTTCACCATGAACGGCTTTCCGTATGGCCCTTTCCACCACCAGGCAGTGAAGGCGCAGGTGCATGCCCCAGACTGGCTCGATCCAGAACGGGTGGCCTACACCCTTCGGCTGATCGACATCCTGAGCGCCTTGTTACCGGAAGGTCTGGACGGCGGCATCTCCACCAGCCCACTGACCTACCGGGCCTGGGTCAATGAACAAGATGCCGGCCTCTGGACACAGCTGACCCTCCATGTCACCGAGGTGGTGGCCGCGCTCGTTCGCCTGCGAGAACGAACTGGGCAGCTTATTCACCTTGATATCGAGCCGGAGCCAGACGGACTCCTGGAGCGAAGTGAGCAACTTGCCGCCTTCTTTACGGATCACCTGATGACGGCGGGCGCCTCACACCTGGCCGCTGAACTCGGCCTGACGCTGGCACAGGCAAAAGCTGCCTTTCAGGATCATCTTCAGGTGTGCTTTGACACCTGTCACCTCGCCGTCGCCTATGAGTCGCCGCGCACTGCCCTGGAATGTTACCAGCGGGCGGGGATGCGGATCGGGAAGGTGCAGCTCAGTTCAGCTCTTCGGCTGATGCTGCCCTCCTCGCCCCAGGAGCGGCGGCACGCGCTTGCCCTGCTGCGCCCTTTTGTCGACTCGACCTACCTTCATCAAGTCATTGCCCGGGGCGTCGACGGCCAACTCCAGCAGTTTCCGGATCTCCCAGAGGCGCTTTCCGCTCTAGAAGACCCCACCTTCACCGAAGCCCGGATTCATTTTCACGTTCCCGTGTTCCTGGATGAGTTTGCACAGTCCACGCTCGGTTCGACTCAGGCTGAAATCATCGAGACCCTTCAAGTGCTGCGGGAGCAGTCCTTTACCACTCACCTTGAGATCGAAACCTACACCTGGGACGTCTTGCCACCCGCTTTGAAACGGCCTCTTCTGGACATGGTTGAACGGGAATTTCGCTGGGTGCAAGATGTCCTCTGA
- a CDS encoding UbiA family prenyltransferase, translating into MSSDAVGTPVVIRRLRGHLQLARISNSPTVASNVLAGAALGGSLTLGGATGFVVLAMVLLYTAGMYLNDILDYTLDVRERPGRPLPSGVVPRAEAAVVTTLLFAAGLGLLATVSSAALLGGTALAILIVVYDLWHKTNPISPLLMAGTRMLVYLIASWAFAPAVGNALLVWTVLLGAYIVGLTYIAKTERQTHLARYWPVALLALPAIYFALTLSAAPSLPGYGLLAGFLLWVAYSLTSLYNPRHRNVGRTVGNLIAGVSLLDALVLFHQRAPYELLLLALSAFVLTLFWQRFIKGT; encoded by the coding sequence ATGTCCTCTGACGCTGTTGGCACGCCGGTGGTGATCCGGCGCCTGCGCGGCCACCTGCAACTGGCACGCATTTCGAACAGCCCTACTGTGGCGTCCAATGTCTTGGCCGGAGCCGCGCTGGGAGGATCATTGACTCTCGGTGGCGCGACAGGGTTTGTGGTGCTGGCCATGGTGCTGCTCTACACCGCTGGGATGTACCTCAACGACATCCTTGATTACACCCTTGATGTTCGGGAGCGCCCTGGACGGCCCTTGCCCTCTGGAGTGGTTCCACGCGCCGAGGCCGCGGTCGTCACGACGCTGCTGTTCGCGGCAGGCCTGGGCCTGTTGGCCACCGTGTCCAGCGCTGCCCTGCTGGGAGGAACAGCACTGGCGATCTTAATCGTGGTCTATGATCTGTGGCACAAAACCAACCCCATCAGTCCATTGCTGATGGCTGGAACCCGGATGTTGGTGTATCTGATCGCCAGCTGGGCGTTTGCACCTGCCGTGGGAAATGCGCTGCTGGTCTGGACGGTGTTGCTGGGGGCTTACATCGTGGGCCTCACGTATATCGCAAAAACCGAGCGCCAAACCCACCTTGCACGGTACTGGCCCGTGGCCCTGTTGGCGCTGCCGGCGATCTATTTTGCCTTGACGCTGAGCGCCGCACCGAGCCTGCCTGGATACGGTTTGCTGGCAGGCTTCCTGCTGTGGGTGGCCTACAGTCTCACCTCGCTCTACAACCCCAGACACCGAAATGTGGGCCGAACCGTCGGCAATCTGATCGCTGGCGTGTCTTTACTGGACGCCCTGGTGCTGTTTCATCAGCGCGCTCCATATGAACTGCTCCTCCTCGCACTCAGCGCGTTCGTCCTGACTCTGTTCTGGCAGCGCTTTATCAAAGGAACTTGA
- a CDS encoding bifunctional diguanylate cyclase/phosphodiesterase yields the protein MSSLVFTFMRRFGGLIALLGAALVQLAGLIWPWGTPAQAVWYADLTYLSVIYLSTALSMTVWRSAPNDRKGALWLLMMGLVALSVGESIWVYFELFTTTPPNVSPADLSYYAFYSLLGLALLRQSQIALHSLKTLGLLLDSAIIVGMVGLYAWWLFLAEVALDSGSALMNRAVTLSYPALDLGLLALVLLALQGKGLRLPTVLFSCGLLMYIAADLRYVFLSSQEAYVSGSWIDCLWSWGTVSLALAGWSDQHAKGSSTVVPTPRTVQRGLSVLPYVAVLMSCVLLIFLQQHPTPATPGVLWGTVGLFGIVMLRQALTFTENARLTRTLLLFTEQLEQGRTLLTHQAFHDGLTGLPNRALFFDRLGQTLALSERQGHAIGVMFIDLDGFKQINDRFGHAAGDRLLIQAAERMRTTLREGDTLARVGGDEFNVILTNLFASEQAEQVAHRLNLAFAAPFFIAEEAVHVTASIGISTLTHVGENADVLQRQADLALYQAKFKGRNTFHTFTEDLLLSVHAREHTKQALQFALEHDEFELYYQPQLQGDQLVGVEALLRWHSASLGLVRPDEFIAVAEDTGFILPIGHWVLKQACRQAALWRDAGRPLRIAVNISPRQFAHPDFLPQVLNCLKTNQLPGSLLEIELTERLVIQDLPSAAVKMEQLRHLGVQVSLDDFGAGHSSISYLMTLPVSALKLDRNFVRNAERSVSGQQMIQAIASIAQAMNVHVVAEGVETQAQWALVSSLGCEVVQGFLLSEPLPVEQFERWRLQNAQW from the coding sequence ATGTCCAGCCTGGTTTTTACATTCATGCGCCGCTTTGGGGGGTTGATCGCCTTGCTGGGTGCGGCCCTTGTTCAGTTGGCCGGGCTGATCTGGCCCTGGGGCACGCCAGCGCAGGCCGTGTGGTACGCCGACCTGACCTATCTCTCGGTGATTTATCTGAGTACCGCGCTCAGTATGACGGTCTGGCGCAGTGCGCCCAACGACCGTAAGGGTGCGCTTTGGTTGCTGATGATGGGCCTCGTCGCCCTCAGCGTCGGGGAAAGTATCTGGGTGTACTTCGAGTTGTTCACCACGACCCCCCCGAATGTCTCCCCCGCCGATTTAAGTTATTACGCCTTCTATAGTTTGCTCGGCCTGGCTTTGCTCCGGCAATCCCAGATCGCTCTACATTCTCTGAAAACGCTCGGCCTTCTCCTGGACAGCGCCATCATTGTCGGCATGGTCGGCCTCTATGCCTGGTGGCTCTTTTTGGCAGAGGTGGCCCTCGATTCTGGGAGCGCGCTCATGAACAGAGCCGTCACGCTGTCGTATCCGGCGCTTGACCTGGGTCTCCTGGCCTTGGTGCTGCTCGCCCTCCAGGGCAAAGGGCTGCGTCTTCCAACGGTTCTGTTCTCGTGCGGGTTGCTGATGTACATTGCCGCTGATCTCCGGTACGTCTTTTTAAGCAGTCAAGAAGCTTATGTCTCCGGCTCGTGGATTGACTGTTTGTGGAGTTGGGGCACGGTCTCCCTCGCCCTGGCGGGTTGGAGCGATCAGCATGCCAAAGGGTCAAGCACCGTTGTGCCAACGCCCCGAACGGTTCAGCGTGGGCTATCGGTGCTGCCTTATGTGGCGGTGCTGATGTCCTGTGTCTTGCTTATCTTTCTCCAACAGCACCCCACCCCCGCCACGCCTGGCGTGCTCTGGGGCACCGTGGGCTTGTTCGGCATCGTGATGCTCAGACAAGCGCTGACGTTTACTGAGAATGCACGTCTGACACGGACACTGCTCCTGTTCACTGAGCAACTTGAGCAGGGCCGCACCTTGCTGACCCATCAGGCCTTCCATGATGGGCTGACCGGGTTGCCCAACCGCGCGCTCTTCTTTGATCGCCTGGGGCAGACTCTGGCGCTCTCGGAGCGTCAGGGCCATGCCATCGGCGTGATGTTCATCGATTTGGACGGCTTCAAACAGATCAATGACCGCTTTGGACACGCCGCTGGAGACCGCCTGCTCATCCAAGCGGCCGAGCGAATGAGGACGACGCTTCGTGAGGGCGACACCCTGGCCCGTGTGGGTGGAGACGAGTTCAATGTCATCCTGACCAATCTCTTTGCTTCAGAACAAGCGGAACAGGTTGCCCACCGACTCAACCTCGCTTTCGCTGCGCCGTTCTTCATCGCAGAAGAAGCGGTTCACGTCACAGCATCTATCGGGATCAGCACGCTCACGCACGTCGGCGAGAACGCCGACGTGTTGCAACGTCAAGCGGATCTGGCGCTCTATCAGGCCAAGTTCAAAGGCAGAAATACCTTCCATACCTTTACAGAAGATCTTTTGCTGAGCGTTCACGCCCGGGAACACACCAAACAGGCACTTCAGTTTGCCCTAGAGCACGACGAATTTGAGTTGTATTACCAACCCCAGCTCCAGGGCGACCAGCTGGTGGGGGTCGAAGCACTCCTGCGGTGGCACAGCGCTTCCCTTGGGCTGGTGCGTCCGGACGAATTTATCGCTGTGGCCGAAGATACCGGCTTCATCTTGCCAATTGGGCACTGGGTGCTCAAGCAGGCTTGTCGGCAAGCGGCCCTCTGGAGAGACGCGGGCAGACCGCTGCGGATTGCGGTCAATATTTCCCCCCGTCAATTTGCGCACCCTGACTTCCTCCCTCAGGTGCTGAACTGCTTGAAGACGAACCAGTTGCCGGGCAGCTTGCTGGAGATCGAACTCACAGAGCGGCTGGTCATTCAAGACCTCCCAAGTGCCGCAGTGAAGATGGAACAGCTGCGGCACCTGGGGGTGCAGGTTTCATTGGACGACTTTGGAGCGGGCCATTCGTCCATCAGCTACCTGATGACGCTTCCGGTCAGTGCGCTGAAGCTCGACCGAAATTTCGTGCGCAATGCCGAGCGCAGCGTGAGTGGCCAGCAGATGATTCAGGCCATCGCGTCCATTGCCCAGGCGATGAACGTTCATGTGGTGGCCGAAGGGGTCGAAACGCAGGCGCAATGGGCGCTGGTTTCATCCCTGGGCTGCGAAGTCGTGCAGGGATTTTTATTGAGTGAGCCTCTGCCGGTGGAGCAGTTCGAACGGTGGAGACTGCAGAACGCCCAATGGTAA
- a CDS encoding branched-chain amino acid ABC transporter substrate-binding protein: MSLRNRSAALLTLTLLSVAAAVPLKIASVSPLSGGLTGSGTELKRGAELSVSLHLQEFKALGYELSLASFDDQGSPVAAKPLAQRLAADKSILGVVGAYNSSVSNVLAGAFAPTKLAIVSVSTNDQLTKNSWSHFNRVVAPDGAQSVAAGRYVINARPKAVYVISDNTTYGNGLTRSVLSQLKSSAVKVVGYGGVSTDPEISRMIQKVKASGATMVYFGGTDDVGGRLVKAFNAAQVKVGLVGSDGIDSPNFIRQVTGLAENITYTTVFGPVSLFTNSNSFAEKYKATYKAPASGLAAYAYDATEALLAGLKAAVVEAGSVPTRAQISAAVRKVNLPSCFTAERTGCQTITGALAFSATGERQKSAVLVMKYDEMLQTKLTKFQAIDANDLK, encoded by the coding sequence ATGTCGCTTCGCAACCGCAGTGCTGCCCTACTGACCCTTACCCTCCTGAGCGTGGCCGCCGCAGTGCCCCTCAAGATCGCTTCGGTGAGTCCCCTGAGCGGCGGTCTGACGGGCAGCGGCACCGAACTCAAACGCGGCGCAGAGCTGTCCGTGAGCCTGCACCTCCAAGAGTTCAAAGCACTGGGGTACGAGCTCAGCCTGGCGTCTTTTGACGATCAGGGTTCGCCTGTCGCGGCCAAGCCCTTGGCCCAACGGTTGGCTGCCGACAAGAGCATTCTCGGCGTCGTGGGTGCATACAACTCCAGCGTATCCAACGTGCTGGCCGGGGCGTTTGCACCCACCAAGTTGGCCATCGTTTCCGTCAGCACCAACGACCAACTCACCAAAAACAGCTGGTCGCATTTTAACCGGGTGGTGGCGCCTGACGGCGCTCAGAGTGTGGCGGCTGGCCGGTACGTCATCAACGCGCGGCCCAAAGCGGTGTATGTCATCTCTGACAACACTACCTATGGCAACGGCCTGACCAGAAGTGTGCTGAGCCAGCTTAAGAGCAGCGCCGTCAAGGTGGTGGGCTACGGTGGAGTCAGCACGGATCCAGAGATCAGCCGCATGATCCAGAAGGTGAAGGCCAGCGGAGCAACGATGGTGTATTTCGGGGGAACGGATGATGTGGGCGGCCGCTTGGTCAAAGCCTTCAATGCAGCTCAGGTGAAGGTCGGCTTGGTGGGCAGCGACGGTATCGATTCTCCGAATTTTATTCGTCAGGTCACGGGTCTGGCCGAAAACATTACCTACACCACCGTGTTTGGTCCCGTCAGCTTGTTTACGAACAGCAACAGCTTTGCAGAAAAATACAAGGCGACTTACAAAGCGCCTGCCAGCGGCCTGGCCGCCTATGCTTACGACGCGACCGAAGCGCTGCTGGCCGGATTGAAAGCCGCCGTGGTAGAAGCAGGCAGCGTCCCGACGCGTGCCCAAATCAGTGCAGCGGTACGAAAGGTCAATCTGCCGTCTTGCTTTACGGCGGAGCGGACGGGCTGCCAGACCATCACAGGGGCGTTGGCCTTTAGCGCGACCGGAGAGCGGCAGAAATCGGCCGTGCTGGTGATGAAGTACGACGAGATGCTGCAGACCAAGCTGACGAAGTTCCAGGCCATTGATGCCAACGACCTGAAGTAA